GGTTATGTAGGTAACTTTGAAGTTACCATAAGAAAAAAAGCCAGGTATGTAGACTGGGATAAGTGTACAGGTTGTGGTCACTGTATGAACATTTGTCCTTCCAAGGCTCCAAACGAGTTTAACCTTGGTCTGGATAAGAGACCGGCTATTTATATACAATTTCCTCAGGCAGTGCCGAAGTTTCAGGAGGTAATGAAGCAGACAGCGTTAGCAGAGGTAGCACCGTTTCCACTTGACTAAAGAAAAAGGAGGGAAGAGATGAAGAGGGTAGGATTGTTTTTAGGATGTAACATACCGTTGAGGAGGCCGGATATAGAGTATTCGATGAGGTATTTGTTGAAGGAGTTGGGGGTGGAGGTAGTGGATTTAGAGGGAGCGACATGTTGTCCGGCGTTTGGGACGATGCCATCGGTGGATTTAGTGGGGTGGTGTGTGGGATCAGCGTGGAACATGGCGATAGCAGAGGGTAAGGGATTAGAGGTGATGGTAACGGGGTGTGGTAGTTGTTATGGGAGTTTGAATGAGGCGAGATATCACATGGAGAAGCATCCTGAGATAAAGGAGAAGGTTAACGAGATACTGGGAAGTGTGGGTATGAGGTATGAGGGGAAGGTGAAGGTGTACAACATATACAATTATATATATGATTTTATTGGGTTAGAGGAGTTGAGGAAGGCGGTGAAGTATCCGTTGAATGGGATGGTATGTGGGGTGCAGGTAGGGTGTCACAATTTATGGCCGAGCAAGGCGTATCCGGCGAATGATGAGAATACGTTTCAGCCGAGGAGGTTGAGGGAGATATGTGAGGCGTTAGGAGGGGTAGCGCCGTGGTATAGCATGATGACAGATTGTTGTGGTATGGGTGCGTTGGGTAGTTTAGCGAGGGACAAGTCTTGGAGTTTGTTTAAGAAGAAGGCGAGTAAGATGATAGAGGAGATAAATCCTGAGGTATTTGTGACGGGGTGTAGTAGTTGTTTGTTGAGGTTTGACAACGATCAGGCTCAGATGAAGAAGGAGGGGGTAATAGATTTTGAGGTACCGGCGGTGCATGTGGCGCAGTTGGTTGCGTTGGCGTTGGGGGCGGAGCCGGAGAAGGCGGTAGGTTTGGCAGAGGTGCCAGTAGACAAGGTGGTAGAAAAAATAAGAGCAGGAGGTAAGTGATATGAGTTGGGAGCCAAAGATAGTGGTTATAGCTTGTAACTGGTGTACCTATGCTGCGGCAGACCTGGCAGGTAGTTTAAGATATAGTTATCCACCTACAGCATATATAGTAAGGGTTCCCTGTAGTGGTAGGGTAGAGCCTGAGTTTATAGTAGAGGCTTTAAAAACAGGAGCAGACGCTGTGTTAGTGGGTGGCTGACCTCCTGGGGACTGTCATTACCGGTCAGGTAATTACAAGGCATTGAGGCGTTTTAAGCTTTTGAAGAGGGTGTTAGAGGAGTTGGGAGTGGAAGGAGACAGGGTGAGGCTTGAGTGGATATCAGGTAGTGAGGGTAAGAAGTTTGCGGACATAATAACGGAGATGGATGCCAAGGTAAGGGAACTAGGACCAAATCCAATGAAGGGGGTATAGGAGATGAGTAAGCCTAAGTTAGCATATTACCTGGCAGGAGGATGTGCAGGTTGTGATATAAGTTTGGTAGATTTAGCTGATTTTTTGGTGGATGTGGTTAGTGCGGTGGACATAGTGTTTTTTGCGCCTACACTTGTGGATGTGAAGTATAAGGATTTTGAGGCATTGCCAGATGGGTCGGTGGATGTGGGTTTGTTGACAGGTAACATAAGGAACAAGGAACATGAGCATATGGCGAAGGTGATGAGGGCGAAGTGTAAGGTGTTGATAGCGTATGGTATATGTGCGAGTTTAGGTGGTATCAAGGGTTTGGTTAATTTGTATAGTAATCAGGAGTTGTTGGAGAAGGCGTATAGGGATACGTTTAGTACAGACAATCCTACAGGGGAGTTACCGAGTCCCAAGTATGTGGTAGATGGGAAGTATGAGTTGGAGTTGCCGGAGTTGACGGAGGCCAGAACGTTGGATCAGGTGGTGGAGGTGGATTATTACATAGGAGGGTGTCCGCCGCATTATGAGCATGTGAAGGCGGCGTTGGTTGCGTTGTTAGAGGGTAAGTTACCGCCGAGGGGTAGTTGGATAACGATGGGGCATGCGGTGTGTGAGGTATGTTCGAGGAACCCTGTGTTGAGGGGGGAGAAGAAGAAGCCTGTATTAGAGGTTAGGAGGGTGATAGAAGGGGGAGTAGAGGAGGAGGCATGTTTGCTTGAGGCGGGGTATTTGTGTTTAGGTCCTGTTACACAGGGAGACTGTGGAGCGAGTTGTTTGAAGGTGAACGTGCCGTGTAGGGGATGTGGAGGGCCGATACCAGGGGTAAGGGATTATGGTTTGAGGGCGATAAGTGCGATAGCGAGTGCATTGGAAAACGAGGAGTTGGTAGACAGGATAGAGGACCCTGTGAGGTTGTTTTACCGGTATAGTTTGCCAGGGTCTATGATAGGGAAGAGGCTTGGAAAGTAGGTAAGAAGATAAAAAACAGAGAGGAGGGGAAGGGTATGCAGAGGATAGAGATAAATCCCATGACAAGGCTTGAGGGTCATGGGAAGATAACGATATTTTTGGATGACAAGGGTAATGTAGACAATGCCTTTTTACAGGTAGTAGAGTTTATGGGATATGAGAAGTTTTTGATAGGTATGCCTATAGAGGAGGTGCCAAGGACAGTAAGCACGATCTGTGGCGTCTGAAGGGGTGTACATTTTATGGCCTCGTTGAAGGCCGCAGATGAGGTATATGGGGTAAAGCCTACGGAGACGGCGAGGAAGTTGAGGGAGTTGTTTTATTATGCGCATTATGTAGAGGACCACATGGAGATCATATATGCGTTGGGGTTGCCTGATTTTGTTTGTGGGCCTACGGCATCTCCAGCAGAGAGGAACTTGGTTGGGTTGATTATGAAGGTGGGAGTTGATGTAGGAAGAGATGTTTTGAAGAAGAGATTTGCTGCTGTTAGGATCTTTGAGATCCTTGGAGGAAGGCCAAGCCATCCAGTGGCAGCGATACCCGGGGGATGGAGCAAGAGGCTGAAGGAGGAGGAAAGGCAGGAGATACTGAGGTATGCGGATGAGTGTGTGGAGTTAGCGAAGTTTACGCTTAAGGCGTTTAAGGATTTGGTGTTAAGTAATCCTCAGTATGTGGAGTTGATAAAGGGGGACATTTACAAGGTGGTAACGAATTATTTGGGAACGGTGGATGAGGCTGGGAAGGTAACCTATTATGATGGTACACAGGTGTTTGTGGACACGAAGGGTAATGAGATAGGTAGGTTTAGTGGTAAGGAGTATTTGGAGTGGATAGCAGAGAGGACGTTGCCGTGGAGTTATCAGAAGGCACCGTACATTAAGAAGTTAGGTTGGAAGGGGATAGTGGATGGAGAGGGAACGAGTTTATACAGTGTGGGGCCGCTAGCGAGGTTTAACGTGGGGAATGGATTTGACACACCTGGTGCGCAGGAGGCGTATGAGGAGATGGTAGAGTTTTTTGGAGGGAAGCCTGTGCATAACATACTGGGTTATCACTGGGCGAGGGCGATAGAGTTGTTGCATTGTGCGGAGAAGGTGAAGGAGCTTGCGTCAGACGAGAGTATCACAGCTCCTGATGTGAGGCAGGAGTTAGGTGAGGCATTAGGAGAGGGAGTAGGGATTGTTGAGGCAGCGAGAGGAACGCTTATCCATCATTACAAGACAGACAGTAAGGGTATAGTAACTGACGCAAACATCATAGTTGCGACCACCCACAACAAAGGGCCTATGAATATAGCGATCAAGAGGGCGGCAGAGAATTTTATCAAGGAAGGAAAGGTAGATGAGGGAATTTTGAACCTGGTAGAGATAGCTTACAGGCCCTATGACCTTTGTTTTGCCTGTTCTACTCACACCTTACCTGGGAAGTTGCCTGTGCAGATAGACATCTACACCAAGGACGGAGAGCTGGTAAAAAGTTTGAGAAACTTTAAATAAGTTGTGTTTCCGTAGGAAGAATTTTTAAAAGGGGGCTTTATAGCCCCCTTTTTTATTTTGATAAGTAGTTTATAATTAAGTTATGCAGAAAAAGGCCATAGTTATAGGAATAGGCAACCCTAACTTTAAAGACGATGGGGTTGGGTATAAGATAGTAGAACAGCTGGAAGGTTTGGTAGATACTGTTTGTTTGCTTAACACTGACTTAAAGGTAATAGATGTGATGTTGGGGTATGACGTTGCTGTCATAGTTGATGGGGTAAAGGTAGGGGTTGAACCTGGGACGATAGTCGAGATTGACCCGTTTAAAACCTTTGATAAGGTTTATGCCAGCGGTACTCATAGTCTTACGGTTTTTGAGGTAATAAGGATTGGTTATCAAGTTTTTCAAGAGGAAATGCCTAAGGAGATAAAGATCATCGGGGTAGAGGTAGAAGATATAGATACTTTGGATAGAGATTGTAGCCCTAAGGTTAAGGCAGCCATTCCTAAGGTAGTAGAGATTATCAAAGAATATTTAGGACTAATTTAGTCAACAGAAACGCAAGGGTTACTGAAGTCGTAAGTGTAAACACCCAGTTGATACCTATTTTTTTGATCAGGTCTAATTTGATGGTTTTAAATCCTTTGGTGAGGCCAACACCAGTTATCCCACCTATGATGCAATAGGTGGTTGAGATAGGCATCCCTAATAAAGTAAAAGAAAAAATACATAATCCTGCCCCAAACTGAGCTACAAAACCTGAAAGTGGATCCAAAGAGGTAATGCCTTTTCCTACGGTTTCTATCACCCTGTGGCTAAGTAAAACAGCTCCCAGAAAGATAAGGGTTGAGGCGATAAAATAGAGGAATATTTTATTTAAGCTTAATCCTGTATACATCACCGGTCCAAGGACTGTTGCCAATTCATTAGCTCCGGTATTATAAGAGATGAGGGAAGAACTTATTAATAAGAACATCTTTAAAAGGTTTTCTATCCTAAAAAAAGGCAACCTGGAAGTAACCCTGATCACCAGTTTGTATAGAAAAAAGCTTACTAAACAGGCTATTATAGGTGAGACCAGCCAGGAAACCACTATCTTTATTAAAGAAAAAACATTAACACTGAGTTTTAGAGCCAAACCACTACCGATAAGGCTTCCTATGATAACCTGATGGGTAGATAGAGGAAGTTTTCTCCAGTTGGAAAAAAGTATCAACAATGCCGATAACAGCAGCGAGAGGCTTAAACTAAGGGGGGTGGTTTCTACAAGGGATTTACCTACGGTTTTCATCACCTTATCTCCGTTAAGTAAGACTCCAAGAAAAACCAGCACTCCAAAAAGAAGCACAGCCCGTTTAAACCGGATTATTCCTGCTCCGATCGAGATACCAAGAGCGTTTGAAGCGTCGTTTGAACCTATACCAAAGGCAATCAAAAGGCTGGCTATGATGGCAATCTCTATCATAGATAAGGGAGGGCTACCTTAAACTAAGGTCTAACAAATAAAGGTAATCGCTTGCATCCTCTATGACGTCGCTAACAGACACAAGAGCATCAACAAAGTCAGACATAATCTTTCCTTCCCAGTAGTTAGTAATCTTACAGAGTTTGCAATTTCTTATCTTTTCTGTAAGTTCCAACTTGATTTCATCTACCTTTTTTTCTAAAATTCTTATGGCAAGATTTTTTTCTCTGATGTTATCTTTAGTCCAGAGTGCCTCAAAGGATTTTATCAGGATCTGACACATCTCCACGTTGATGTGGGCTATCCTTAAACATTCTTCTTCTATGTTTTTATAGGTTAGTCCATAAAGGTCAGAATTTAAGATGTAGCGATACTCAAAGGCACAAACTT
Above is a genomic segment from Thermodesulfobacterium commune DSM 2178 containing:
- a CDS encoding CoB--CoM heterodisulfide reductase iron-sulfur subunit B family protein — encoded protein: MKRVGLFLGCNIPLRRPDIEYSMRYLLKELGVEVVDLEGATCCPAFGTMPSVDLVGWCVGSAWNMAIAEGKGLEVMVTGCGSCYGSLNEARYHMEKHPEIKEKVNEILGSVGMRYEGKVKVYNIYNYIYDFIGLEELRKAVKYPLNGMVCGVQVGCHNLWPSKAYPANDENTFQPRRLREICEALGGVAPWYSMMTDCCGMGALGSLARDKSWSLFKKKASKMIEEINPEVFVTGCSSCLLRFDNDQAQMKKEGVIDFEVPAVHVAQLVALALGAEPEKAVGLAEVPVDKVVEKIRAGGK
- a CDS encoding hydrogenase iron-sulfur subunit — translated: MSWEPKIVVIACNWCTYAAADLAGSLRYSYPPTAYIVRVPCSGRVEPEFIVEALKTGADAVLVGGUPPGDCHYRSGNYKALRRFKLLKRVLEELGVEGDRVRLEWISGSEGKKFADIITEMDAKVRELGPNPMKGV
- a CDS encoding NADH-quinone oxidoreductase subunit B family protein, which codes for MSKPKLAYYLAGGCAGCDISLVDLADFLVDVVSAVDIVFFAPTLVDVKYKDFEALPDGSVDVGLLTGNIRNKEHEHMAKVMRAKCKVLIAYGICASLGGIKGLVNLYSNQELLEKAYRDTFSTDNPTGELPSPKYVVDGKYELELPELTEARTLDQVVEVDYYIGGCPPHYEHVKAALVALLEGKLPPRGSWITMGHAVCEVCSRNPVLRGEKKKPVLEVRRVIEGGVEEEACLLEAGYLCLGPVTQGDCGASCLKVNVPCRGCGGPIPGVRDYGLRAISAIASALENEELVDRIEDPVRLFYRYSLPGSMIGKRLGK
- a CDS encoding Ni/Fe hydrogenase subunit alpha, producing the protein MQRIEINPMTRLEGHGKITIFLDDKGNVDNAFLQVVEFMGYEKFLIGMPIEEVPRTVSTICGVURGVHFMASLKAADEVYGVKPTETARKLRELFYYAHYVEDHMEIIYALGLPDFVCGPTASPAERNLVGLIMKVGVDVGRDVLKKRFAAVRIFEILGGRPSHPVAAIPGGWSKRLKEEERQEILRYADECVELAKFTLKAFKDLVLSNPQYVELIKGDIYKVVTNYLGTVDEAGKVTYYDGTQVFVDTKGNEIGRFSGKEYLEWIAERTLPWSYQKAPYIKKLGWKGIVDGEGTSLYSVGPLARFNVGNGFDTPGAQEAYEEMVEFFGGKPVHNILGYHWARAIELLHCAEKVKELASDESITAPDVRQELGEALGEGVGIVEAARGTLIHHYKTDSKGIVTDANIIVATTHNKGPMNIAIKRAAENFIKEGKVDEGILNLVEIAYRPYDLCFACSTHTLPGKLPVQIDIYTKDGELVKSLRNFK
- a CDS encoding hydrogenase maturation protease — translated: MQKKAIVIGIGNPNFKDDGVGYKIVEQLEGLVDTVCLLNTDLKVIDVMLGYDVAVIVDGVKVGVEPGTIVEIDPFKTFDKVYASGTHSLTVFEVIRIGYQVFQEEMPKEIKIIGVEVEDIDTLDRDCSPKVKAAIPKVVEIIKEYLGLI
- a CDS encoding inorganic phosphate transporter produces the protein MIEIAIIASLLIAFGIGSNDASNALGISIGAGIIRFKRAVLLFGVLVFLGVLLNGDKVMKTVGKSLVETTPLSLSLSLLLSALLILFSNWRKLPLSTHQVIIGSLIGSGLALKLSVNVFSLIKIVVSWLVSPIIACLVSFFLYKLVIRVTSRLPFFRIENLLKMFLLISSSLISYNTGANELATVLGPVMYTGLSLNKIFLYFIASTLIFLGAVLLSHRVIETVGKGITSLDPLSGFVAQFGAGLCIFSFTLLGMPISTTYCIIGGITGVGLTKGFKTIKLDLIKKIGINWVFTLTTSVTLAFLLTKLVLNIL
- a CDS encoding DUF47 family protein, which produces MLEKLLGGGKLEKKAITQIQEYLKTLCAATECLKETLLQESFEQTYCIENLEREADSLKREIIGIIYEGAFLPYIRPNLCNFIEIVEKAFDHMKVCAFEYRYILNSDLYGLTYKNIEEECLRIAHINVEMCQILIKSFEALWTKDNIREKNLAIRILEKKVDEIKLELTEKIRNCKLCKITNYWEGKIMSDFVDALVSVSDVIEDASDYLYLLDLSLR